Proteins from a genomic interval of Streptomyces fodineus:
- a CDS encoding RICIN domain-containing protein: MPTPHPPRPPFPPPGGDPGESDESLAGPLRAGSDAEASRSAALLMARHWPPAQDYAVVCLALSGPLAHMVTATAFHQVLGRLALGEPAEALRPRLLVAVRDTVVNWSGTDRITAVLPGLGKPAGGRGMRAAKTLIPENRALSDRSFHALPRLEQALLWHIEVEAEPITVPAGLLGVDVDSATLALGQAREKFREGLVRAHRELAPGKECRYYNRLLDVPIRRGGALLPDVQEHLSACPFCRHAAEQLGHADAALGVLLAEAVLGWGARRYLESRPGRRSGPARTRGGSRRSGGRRRGGDTPGLLARAALSGTRRRGDGEPGPRIPVSRGRRRADEPGPLARIPGIAWSSRTLLTGVGVASAGLLATVLAVSVWPDGGDGTDPVASTSAVPGTAAGQSPPSSATGPGAAALPAVGRPSRLRNAAAGLCLDIKGTPKAGAGAVLAVCSVALTQQWTYEADGRLRSAADSGLCLDSHADAGVVILGTCADARSRRGDDVRYDVTVQGELLPRWDRTLALAPSDATPGADLVVKVRDRSAGQRWATDASTASPGSLSIAGTGGPPARPTAPPQRRA; this comes from the coding sequence GTGCCCACCCCCCACCCACCTCGTCCTCCCTTTCCGCCGCCCGGCGGCGACCCCGGGGAGTCCGACGAGTCGCTCGCCGGTCCGCTGCGGGCCGGCTCCGACGCGGAGGCCTCCCGGTCCGCCGCCCTGCTGATGGCCCGGCACTGGCCGCCCGCCCAGGACTACGCCGTGGTCTGCCTGGCCCTTTCCGGACCGCTCGCCCACATGGTGACCGCCACGGCCTTCCATCAGGTCCTCGGCCGCCTCGCGCTCGGCGAACCCGCCGAGGCGCTGCGTCCCCGGCTGCTCGTGGCAGTCCGGGACACGGTCGTCAACTGGTCCGGCACCGACCGGATCACCGCCGTACTGCCCGGACTCGGCAAACCCGCCGGTGGCCGTGGTATGCGCGCCGCGAAGACCCTGATACCGGAAAACCGCGCCCTCTCCGACCGCTCATTTCACGCCCTTCCCCGACTGGAGCAGGCACTGCTCTGGCACATCGAGGTGGAGGCGGAACCGATAACCGTTCCGGCCGGACTGCTCGGTGTGGACGTCGACAGCGCGACGCTCGCGCTGGGACAGGCGCGCGAGAAATTCCGGGAAGGCCTGGTACGCGCCCACCGGGAACTCGCGCCCGGCAAGGAATGCCGCTACTACAACCGTCTGCTCGACGTTCCGATCCGCCGTGGCGGCGCCCTGCTGCCCGACGTCCAGGAACACCTGTCCGCCTGCCCCTTCTGCCGGCACGCGGCCGAGCAACTGGGCCACGCCGACGCCGCCTTGGGGGTGCTGCTCGCCGAGGCCGTGCTCGGCTGGGGCGCCCGCCGCTACCTCGAATCACGCCCCGGCCGCCGCTCCGGACCCGCCCGCACCCGTGGTGGCTCCCGCCGCTCCGGCGGACGCCGGCGCGGCGGCGACACGCCCGGACTGCTCGCCCGCGCGGCCCTGTCCGGCACCCGGCGGCGCGGCGACGGCGAACCCGGGCCCCGGATCCCGGTGTCCCGCGGCCGGCGGCGCGCCGACGAGCCCGGACCGCTCGCCCGGATCCCCGGCATCGCCTGGTCCTCCCGGACGCTGCTCACCGGCGTCGGTGTGGCCTCGGCCGGGCTGCTGGCGACCGTCCTCGCGGTCAGCGTCTGGCCGGACGGCGGTGACGGGACCGACCCGGTCGCCTCCACCAGCGCCGTCCCCGGCACCGCCGCCGGCCAGTCCCCGCCGTCCTCGGCCACCGGCCCCGGCGCCGCGGCACTGCCCGCCGTCGGCCGTCCCAGCCGGCTGCGCAACGCCGCCGCCGGCCTGTGCCTGGACATCAAGGGCACACCGAAGGCCGGGGCGGGTGCGGTCCTCGCCGTGTGCTCCGTGGCACTCACCCAGCAGTGGACGTACGAGGCCGACGGGCGCTTGCGCAGCGCGGCCGACTCGGGGCTGTGCCTGGACTCGCACGCCGACGCCGGTGTGGTGATCCTCGGCACCTGCGCCGACGCTCGCTCCCGGCGGGGCGACGACGTGCGCTACGACGTCACGGTGCAGGGCGAGTTGCTGCCACGCTGGGACCGGACCCTCGCCCTCGCACCCAGCGACGCGACCCCGGGCGCCGACCTCGTCGTCAAGGTCCGCGACCGCTCGGCCGGCCAGCGCTGGGCGACCGACGCGTCCACGGCGAGCCCCGGCTCCCTCTCGATCGCCGGCACGGGCGGTCCTCCGGCGCGGCCGACGGCACCGCCGCAGCGGCGCGCCTAG
- a CDS encoding toxin Doc, producing the protein MPSVIHIDVPWLLQRHEEVLPDQPSVDDFSALVAAVARHRVDPPRLGVDSDPAWRAAALLHTLAVLKPLPAANARFACATAVAYMFVSGVGIDPPYGALVDLARDLISGKADVYGAADRLRSWQI; encoded by the coding sequence ATGCCCTCCGTCATCCACATCGACGTCCCCTGGCTGCTCCAGCGCCACGAGGAAGTCCTGCCCGACCAGCCCTCGGTCGACGACTTCTCCGCGCTGGTCGCCGCCGTCGCCCGGCACCGCGTGGACCCGCCCCGGCTCGGCGTCGACTCCGACCCCGCCTGGCGGGCCGCCGCCCTGCTGCACACCCTCGCCGTGCTCAAGCCCCTGCCCGCCGCCAACGCCCGCTTCGCCTGCGCGACCGCCGTGGCCTACATGTTCGTCAGCGGCGTCGGCATCGACCCGCCCTACGGCGCCCTCGTCGACCTCGCCCGCGACCTGATCTCCGGCAAGGCCGACGTGTACGGCGCGGCCGACCGCCTGCGCTCCTGGCAGATCTGA
- a CDS encoding methylated-DNA--[protein]-cysteine S-methyltransferase encodes MSTRIVHTVHPSPLGELPLTGSLTPGGLTLTSLGMPGQRGASGVRAKDRDDRPFAEVHRQLDAYFAGHRTRFDLPLAATGTAFQQAVWQALDDIPHGTTLTYGGLAARLGVPRADLRAVGRALGANPLLLVRPCHRVIGADGSMRGYAGGVERKLWLLTHEGALQPALV; translated from the coding sequence ATGAGCACGCGCATCGTCCACACCGTCCATCCCAGCCCGCTGGGCGAGCTGCCGCTGACCGGCTCGCTCACGCCGGGCGGCCTCACGCTCACCTCGCTCGGCATGCCCGGGCAGCGCGGTGCGTCCGGCGTCCGCGCCAAGGACCGCGACGACCGGCCGTTCGCCGAGGTGCACCGACAGCTGGACGCCTACTTCGCGGGCCACCGGACCCGCTTCGACCTGCCGCTCGCCGCCACCGGCACCGCGTTCCAGCAGGCGGTGTGGCAGGCCCTCGACGACATCCCCCACGGCACGACGCTCACGTACGGCGGGCTGGCCGCCCGGCTGGGCGTACCGCGTGCCGACCTCCGCGCGGTGGGCCGGGCCCTCGGCGCCAACCCCCTGCTCCTGGTCCGCCCGTGCCACCGGGTGATCGGCGCGGACGGCTCGATGCGCGGGTACGCGGGCGGCGTCGAGCGCAAGCTGTGGCTGCTCACGCACGAAGGCGCGCTGCAGCCGGCCCTGGTGTGA
- a CDS encoding 2OG-Fe(II) oxygenase, with the protein MTFTPAEARRRAARTDWTALAAELDEHGSAPTGPLLSPAECADLAALYDKPELFRTTVDLARHRFGSGEYRYFTHDLPAPVAALRAALYPRLLPVARDWAARLDRPAPWPDSLEEWLERCHAAGQDRSAQILLSYGPGDWNALHRDVFGALVFPLQVVIALDAYATDYTGGEFLMVEQRPRAQSRGTASILRQGHGLVFTTRDRPVRTRRGWSAGAMRHGVSTVRSGRRRTLGLVFHDAS; encoded by the coding sequence ATGACGTTCACCCCGGCCGAGGCCCGTCGCCGCGCGGCCCGCACGGACTGGACCGCGCTCGCGGCCGAGCTGGACGAGCACGGCAGCGCACCCACGGGCCCGCTGCTCTCCCCGGCCGAGTGCGCCGACCTGGCCGCGCTGTACGACAAGCCGGAGCTGTTCCGGACGACGGTCGATCTGGCCCGGCATCGGTTCGGCTCCGGCGAGTACCGCTATTTCACCCATGACCTGCCCGCCCCGGTGGCCGCGCTGCGCGCCGCGCTCTACCCCCGGCTGCTGCCGGTCGCCCGGGACTGGGCGGCCCGCCTGGACCGCCCGGCACCCTGGCCCGACTCGCTCGAGGAGTGGCTGGAGCGCTGTCACGCGGCCGGCCAGGACCGCTCGGCACAGATCCTGCTCAGCTACGGACCGGGCGACTGGAACGCCCTGCACCGGGACGTGTTCGGCGCACTGGTCTTCCCGTTGCAGGTGGTGATCGCCCTGGACGCCTACGCCACGGACTACACCGGCGGCGAGTTCCTCATGGTCGAGCAGCGCCCACGCGCCCAGTCCCGGGGCACGGCGAGCATCCTCCGCCAGGGCCACGGCCTGGTGTTCACCACCCGCGACCGCCCCGTACGCACCCGCCGCGGCTGGTCGGCGGGTGCGATGCGGCACGGGGTGAGCACCGTACGCTCGGGCCGCCGGCGGACCCTGGGGCTGGTCTTCCACGACGCGTCGTGA